The following proteins are encoded in a genomic region of Numenius arquata chromosome 28, bNumArq3.hap1.1, whole genome shotgun sequence:
- the LOC141476126 gene encoding zinc finger protein RFP-like: MAARTPVEILRDEARCSICLEIFQEPVSIHCGHSFCQSCITETWEGLTTNFSCPQCRKTVSQKSVRPNWELANIAEAAKRLNLQRDREVEEGENLCEEHQEPLKLFCKDDKRLICVVCDRSKVHRDHSVVPMGEAAQEYKKHIQTQLHRLKSEHKALQSSVKDRQDRMEDHTERTEAAKQEIVRTYRKLHEFLEKQESSLLAQLEKLDRGIRKAHEEILQRLLEEATSLGALIGEMERTYQQPDWELLKDIGTTLSRGQRKTLSHSLDISPELEKKFSDFTEKNPSIKELLEKLQDFLEFELPLKTQMTLDLETAHPRLYLSEDCKHVWWESCDEDLPFNPERFTFAPCVLGSRGFTSGWHCWDVEVNREGMWSIGVVKESVPRDCWLVLKPDEGIWALRHNRNGYMALTSPDVTPLTLRSVPKRIRICLDYEKGRVVVFNSKSKEQIFAFPPASFQGERVFPWFMLRGDAELKLLP; the protein is encoded by the exons atggcagccaggaCGCCTGTGGAAATTCTCCGGGATGAAGCCCGttgctccatctgcctggaaatattccaggagcCTGTGTCCATCCACTGTGGGCACAGCTTTTGCCAGTCGTGCATCACTGAGACCTGGGAAGGACTGACCAccaacttctcctgcccccagtgcaggaAGACGGTGTCACAGAAGAGCGTCCGCCCCAACTGGGAGTTGGCCAACATCGCTGAAGCAGCCAAGAGATTGAACCTGCAACGGGACAGAGAGGTGGAAGAAGGGGAGAACTTGTGTGAGGAGcaccaggaacccctgaagctcttctgcaaaGACGATAAAAGGCTTATCTGCGTGGTGTGTGACAGGTCCAAGGTGCACCgtgaccattctgtggttcccatgggcgaggctgcccaggagtacaag aaacacattcagacccaactgcaccgtctgaaatcagagcacaagGCGCTTCAATCTTCCGTGAAGGACAGACAAGACAGAATGGAGgaccacact gagaggacagaagctgcaaagcaggagattGTGAGGACATACAGGAAGTTGCACgagttcctggagaagcaggagtcctctcttctggcccagctggagaagctggacaGAGGGAtaaggaaagcccatgaagaaatcctgcagaggcttttggaggaggcGACGAGCCTGGGCGCGCtgattggggagatggagaggacataccagcagccagactgggagctcctgaag gacatcggaaccaccttgagcag gggccagaggaAAACGCTCTCCCACTCCCTCGATATTTCcccagagctggaaaagaaattctctgatttCACTGAGAAGAACCCATCCATCAAGGAACTTCTGGAGAAATTGCAAG atTTCCTGGAGTTCGAGCTTCCTTTGAAAA CACAGATGACGCTGGACCTGGAGACGGCCCACCCTAGGCTTTATCTCTCGGAAGACTGCAAGCACGTGTGGTGGGAAAGCTGTGACGAGGACCTGCCCTTCAACCCGGAGAGGTTCACATTCGCTCCCTGTGTGCTGGGGTCAAGGGGCTTCACATCAGGCTGGCACTGCTGGGACGTGGAGGTCAATAGAGAAGGCATGTGGTCCATCGGGGTGGTCAAGGAGTCGGTTCCAAGGGACTGTTGGTTGGTCCTGAAGCCCGATGAGGGGATATGGGCTCTGCGTCATAACCGAAATGGGTACATGGCTCTGACTTCTCCGGATGTCACCCCTTTGACTCTACGCAGTGTCCCCAAGAGGATACGAATCTGCTTGGACTATGAGAAAGGGAGGGTGGTGGTTTTTAATTCCAAGAGCAAAGAACAGATCTTTGCTTTTCCGCCGGCgtctttccaaggggagagagtcttcccgTGGTTCATGTTGAGGGGGGATGCTGAACTCAAACTTCTTCCCTAA
- the LOC141476127 gene encoding E3 ubiquitin-protein ligase TRIM39-like, which translates to MAARTRVEILRDEACCSICLEIFQDPVSIHCGHSFCRSCITRSWKGLTTNFSCPQCRETGAQKTLRPNWELANVIEAAKRMNLQRDREVEGGENLGQRETLSHSLDISPELEKKFSDFTEKNPDIKELQEEFQDVLKFKVPLTTQMTLDPETANGRLYLSEDCKLVWWERCKQDLPSNRRRFIFKPCVLGSRGFTSGWHRWDVEVHREGIWGIGVAKESVPRDRRLHLKPDEGVWALRHNRNGYMALTSPDDTPLTLRSVPKRIRICLDYEKGRVVFFDAESKERIFAFPPTSFQRKRVFPWFMVMGDAQLKLLP; encoded by the exons atggcagccaggaCGCGTGTGGAAATCCTCCGggatgaagcctgctgctccatctgcctggaaatattccaggaccccGTGTCCATCCACTGTGGGCACAGCTTTTGCCGGTCGTGCATCACTCGGAGCTGGAAAGGACTGACCAccaacttctcctgcccccagtgcagggagaCGGGGGCCCAGAAGACCCTCCGACCCAACTGGGAGTTGGCCAACGTGATTGAAGCAGCCAAGAGAATGAACCTGCAACGggacagagaggtggaaggaggggagaactt gggccagagggaaacGCTCTCCCACTCACTCGATATTTCcccagagctggaaaagaaattctctgatttCACCGAGAAGAACCCAGACATCAAGGAACTTCAGGAGGAATTCCAAG atGTCCTGAAGTTCAAGGTTCCTTTGACAA CACAGATGACGCTGGACCCGGAGACGGCCAATGGCAGGCTTTATCTTTCAGAAGACTGCAAGCTCGTGTGGTGGGAACGCTgtaagcaggacctgccctccaACCGCAGGAGATTCATATTCAAGCCCTGTGTGCTGGGCTCAAGGGGCTTCACATCGGGGTGGCACCGCTGGGACGTGGAGGTCCACAGAGAAGGCATTTGGGGCATcggggtggccaaggagtcggTTCCAAGGGACCGTCGGTTGCACTTGAAGCCTGATGAGGGGGTATGGGCTCTACGTCATAACCGAAATGGGTACATGGCTCTGACCTCTCCTGATGACACTCCCTTGACTCTACGCAGTGTCCCCAAGCGGATACGAATCTGCTTGGACTATGAGAaagggagggtggtgttttttgaTGCCGAGAGCAAAGAACGGATCTTTGCTTTTCCACCAACATCTTTCCAAAGGAAGAGAGTCTTCCCATGGTTCATGGTGATGGGGGATGCTCAACTCAAACTTCTTCCCTAA
- the LOC141476128 gene encoding butyrophilin subfamily 1 member A1-like: MTLDPETANPRLYLSEDSKLVWWEDCEQDLPSNQGRFKFMPCVLGSRGFTSGWHCWDVEVQREGFWATGVAKESIPRDHGLWQKPDEEIWALCHNQNSFRALNAPEVTSLPLRSVPKRIRICLDYENGRVVFFNVESKERIFAFPPASFQGERVFPWFMVKETARLKLIL, encoded by the coding sequence atgacGCTGGACCCAGAGACGGCCAACCCCAGGCTTTATCTCTCGGAAGACTCCAAGCTTGTGTGGTGGGAAGACTGTGAGCAGGACCTGCCCTccaaccaggggaggttcaaattCATGCCCTGTGTTCTGGGCTCGAGGGGCTTCACATCGGGGTGGCACTGCTGGGACGTGGAGGTCCAAAGGGAAGGGTTTTGGGCCACtggggtggccaaggagtcgaTTCCAAGGGACCATGGTTTGTGGCAGAAGCCTGATGAGGAGATATGGGCTCTGTGTCATAACCAAAATAGTTTCAGGGCTCTGAATGCTCCAGAAGTCACCTCTTTGCCTCTACGCAGTGTCCCCAAGCGGATACGAATCTGCTTGGACTATGAGAAtgggagggtggtgttttttaATGTCGAGAGCAAAGAACGGATCTTTGCTTTTCCACCGGCGTCTTTTcaaggggagagagtcttcccgTGGTTCATGGTGAAGGAAACAGCTCGTCTCAAACTTATTCTTTAa
- the LOC141476129 gene encoding zinc finger protein RFP-like: protein MAARTPVEILRDEARCSICLEIFQEPVSIHCGHSFCRSCITETWEGLTTNFSCPQCRETGAQKTLRPNRELANIAKAAKSLNLQWDREVEEGENLCEEHQEPLKLFCQDDKRLICVVCDRSKVHRYHSVVPVGEAAQEYKKHIQTQLHRLKSEHEELQSSVKERQDRIKDHTEKTEGAKQEIVTTYRKLHEFLEKQESSLLAQLEQLDTEIRKAHEEILQRLLEEATSLGTLIGEMERTYQQPDWELLKDIGTTLSRGQRETLSHSLNISPELEKKFSDFTEKNPSIKELLEKLQDFLEFELPLTSK from the exons atggcagccaggaCACCTGTGGAAATCCTCCGGGATGAAGCCCGttgctccatctgcctggaaatattccaggagcCTGTGTCCATCCACTGTGGGCACAGCTTTTGCCGGTCGTGCATCACTGAGACCTGGGAAGGACTGACCAccaacttctcctgcccccagtgcagggagaCGGGGGCCCAGAAGACCCTCCGCCCCAACAGGGAGTTGGCCAACATCGCTAAAGCAGCCAAGAGCTTGAACCTGCAATGGGACAGAGAGGTGGAAGAAGGGGAGAACTTGTGTGAGGAGcaccaggaacccctgaagctcttctgccaagatgACAAAAGGCTTATCTGCGTGGTGTGTGACAGGTCCAAGGTGCACCGTTACCATTCTGTGGTTCCTGTGGgcgaggctgcccaggagtacaag aaacacattcagaccCAACTGCACCGTCTGAAATCAGAGCATGAGGAGCTTCAATCTTCTGTGAAGGAGAGACAAGACAGAATCAAGgaccacact gaAAAGACAGAAGGTGCGAAGCAGGAGATTGTGACAACCTATAGGAAATTGCACgagttcctggagaagcaggagtcctctcttctggcccagctggagcagctggacacagagataaggaaagcccatgaagaaatcctccagaggcttttggaggaggcGACGAGCCTGGGCACGCtgattggggagatggagaggacataccagcagccagactgggagctcctgaag gacaTCGGAACAACCTTgagcag gggccagagggaaacGCTCTCCCACTCCCTCAATATTTCcccagagctggaaaagaaattctctgatttCACCGAGAAGAACCCATCCATCAAGGAACTTCTGGAGAAGTTGCAAG atTTCCTGGAGTTCGAGCTTCCTTTGACAAGTAAGTGA
- the LOC141476131 gene encoding E3 ubiquitin-protein ligase TRIM39-like, with protein MAARTPVEILRDEARCSICLEIFQDPVSIHCGHSFCQSCITETWEGLTTNFSCPQCWKTLSRKTLRPNRELATMIEAAKRLNLQPNREVGGGENLCKEHQEPLKLFCQDDKRLICLVCDRSKVHRDHSVVPVDEAAQEYKKHIQTQLHRLKSEHKALQSSVKERGDRIKDHTERTEAAKQEIVRTYRKMHEILEEQESSLLAQLEQLDTEIRKAHEEILQRLLEEAMSLGTLIGEMERTYQQPDWELLKDIGTTLIRGQRETLSHSLDISPELEKKFSGFAEKSAAIKQALEKVPDFLEFKLPLKTQMTLDLETAHPRLYLSQDCKLMRWERREQDLPYNSRRFQVRPCVLGSRGFTSGWHRWDVEVHRKGFWGIGVAKQSVPRDRRFLLKPDEGIWALCYNQNGYEALTSPHGTSLSLRSVPKQIRICLDYEKGRVVFFNAESKERIFAFPPASFQGERVFPWFMVIGDVKLKLLP; from the exons atggcagccaggaCGCCTGTGGAAATCCTCCGGGATGAAGCCcgctgctccatctgcctggaaatattccaggaccccGTGTCCATCCACTGTGGGCACAGCTTTTGCCAGTCATGCATCACTGAGACCTGGGAAGGACTGACCAccaacttctcctgcccccagtgctgGAAGACGTTGTCACGGAAGACCCTCCGTCCCAACAGGGAGTTGGCCACCATGATTGAAGCGGCCAAGAGATTGAACTTGCAACCAAACAgagaggtgggaggaggggagaacTTGTGCAAGGAGcaccaggaacccctgaagctcttctgccaagatgACAAAAGGCTTATCTGCCTGGTGTGCGACAGGTCCAAGGTGCACCgtgaccattctgtggttcccgtggacgaggctgcccaggagtacaag aaacacattcagacccaactgcaccgtctgaaatcagagcacaagGCGCTTCAATCTTCCgtgaaggagagaggagacagaatcaaggaccacact gagaggacagaagctgcaaagcaggagattGTGAGGACATACAGGAAGATGCACGAAATCCTGGAGGagcaggagtcctctcttctggcccagctggagcagctggacacagagataaggaaagcccatgaagaaatcctccagaggcttttggaggaggcGATGAGCCTGGGCACGCtgattggggagatggagaggacataccagcagccagactgggagctcctgaag gacaTCGGAACCACCTTGATcag gggccagagggaaacGCTCTCCCACTCACTCGATATTTCcccagagctggaaaagaaattctctggTTTTGCTGAGAAATCTGCAGCCATCAAGCAGGCTCTTGAGAAAGTTCCAG atTTCCTGGAGTTCAAGCTTCCTTTGAAAA cacagatgacGCTGGACCTGGAGACAGCCCACCCCAGGCTTTATCTTTCACAAGACTGCAAGCTCATGAGGTGGGAACGCCGTGAGCAGGACCTGCCCTATAACTCGAGGAGGTTCCAAGTCCGTCCCTGTGTTCTGGGCTCGAGGGGCTTCACATCGGGGTGGCACCGCTGGGACGTGGAGGTCCACAGAAAAGGCTTTTGGGGCATCGGGGTGGCCAAGCAGTCGGTTCCAAGGGACCGTCGGTTTCTCCTAAAGCCCGATGAGGGGATATGGGCTTTGTGTTATAACCAAAATGGGTACGAGGCTCTAACCTCTCCTCATGGCACCTCCTTGTCTCTACGCAGTGTCCCCAAGCAGATACGAATCTGCTTGGACTATGAGAaagggagggtggtgttttttaATGCCGAGAGCAAAGAACGGATCTTTGCTTTTCCGCCGGCATCTTTTcaaggggagagagtcttcccgTGGTTCATGGTGATTGGGGATGTTAAACTCAAACTACTTCCCtaa
- the LOC141476160 gene encoding zinc finger protein RFP-like, whose translation MAARTPVEILRDEACCSICLEIFQDPVSIHCGHSFCRSCITRSWEGLTTNFSCPQCRETGAQKTLRPNRELANVIEAAKRMNLQPVREMDGGENLCEKHQEPLKLFCQDDKRLICVVCDRSKVHCDHSVVPVDEAAQEYKKHIQTQLHRLKSEHKALQSSVKERLDRIKDHTESTEATKQEIVTKYRKLHEFLEKQESSLLAQLEQLDTEIRKAHEEILQRLLEEATSLGTLIGEMERTYQQPDWELLKDIGTTLSRGQRETLSHSLDISPELEKKFSDFTEKNPSINELLEKFQDVLKFEFLLTTQMTLDPETANAGLYLSEDCKLVQCERHKKILLSNPRRFKFDPCVLGSRGFTSGWHSWDVEVHTEGFWGIGVAKESVPRGLGLCLKPDKGIWALYHNLNGYVALTSPYNTHLTLRSVPKRIRICLDYEKGRVVFLDAESKEQIFTFPPASFQGERVFPWFMVMEDAQLKLLP comes from the exons atggcagccaggaCGCCTGTGGAAATCCTCAGggatgaagcctgctgctccatctgcctggaaatattccaggaccccGTGTCCATCCACTGTGGGCACAGCTTTTGCCGGTCGTGCATCACTCggagctgggaaggactgaccaccaacttctcctgcccccagtgcagggagaCGGGGGCCCAGAAGACCCTCCGACCCAACAGGGAGTTGGCCAACGTGATTGAAGCAGCCAAGAGAATGAACCTGCAACCGGTcagagagatggacggaggggaGAACTTGTGCGAGAAAcaccaggaacccctgaagctcttctgccaagatgacaaaaggcttatctgcgtggtgtgtgacaggtccaaggtgcactgtgaccattctgtggttcccgtggacgaggctgcccaggagtacaag aaacacattcagacccaactgcaccgtctgaaatcagagcacaagGCGCTTCAATCTTCTGTGAAGGAGAGATTAGACAGAATCAAGgaccacact gagagcACAGAAGCTACAAAACAGGAGATTGTCACGAAATACAGGAAGCTGCACgagttcctggagaagcaggagtcctctcttctggcccagctggagcagctggacacagagataaggaaagcccatgaagaaatcctccagaggcttttggaggaggcGACGAGCCTGGGCACGCtgattggggagatggagaggacataccagcagccagactgggagctcctgaag gacatcggaaccaccttgagcag gggccagagggaaacGCTCTCCCACTCACTCGATATTTCcccggagctggaaaagaaattctctgatttCACCGAGAAGAACCCATCCATCAATGAACTTCTGGAGAAATTCCAAG atGTCCTGAAGTTCGAGTTTCTTTTGACAA cacagatgacGCTGGACCCGGAGACAGCCAATGCTGGTCTTTATCTCTCGGAAGACTGCAAGCTTGTTCAGTGTGAACGCCATAAGAAGATCCTGCTCTCCAACCCAAGGAGGTTCAAATTTGATCCCTGTGTGCTGGGCTCGAGGGGCTTCACATCGGGGTGGCACTCCTGGGATGTGGAAGTCCACACAGAAGGCTTTTGGGGCATcggggtggccaaggagtcagtTCCAAGGGGCCTCGGGTTGTGCCTGAAGCCTGATAAGGGGATATGGGCTCTTTATCATAACCTAAATGGGTACGTGGCTCTGACCTCTCCTTATAACACCCACTTGACTCTACGCAGTGTCCCCAAGCGGATACGAATCTGCTTGGACTATGAGAAAGGGAGGGTGGTGTTTCTTGATGCCGAGAGCAAAGAACAGATCTTTACTTTTCCACCAGCgtctttccaaggggagagagtcttcccgtggttcatggtgatggaggatgctcaactcaaacttcttccctaa